One genomic region from Phragmites australis chromosome 1, lpPhrAust1.1, whole genome shotgun sequence encodes:
- the LOC133915470 gene encoding amino-acid permease BAT1 homolog isoform X3 has translation MTWNKSPADGSDTGLARLRELGYKQELKRDLSVLSNFAFSFSIISVLTGVTTLYNTGLTFGGPATMTFGWFVAGAFTMAVGLSMAEICSSFPTSGGLYYWSARLSGKRWAPFASWITGWFNIVGQWAVTTSVDFSLAQLIQVIILLSTGGKNGGGYLASKYVVIAFHAAILLSHAVINSLSITWMSFFGQFAAAWNMLGVFVLMIAVPTVATERASAKFVFTHFNTDNNAGIHSNLYIFVLGLLMSQYTLTGYDASAHMTEETKNADRNGPIGIISAIGISILVGWGYILGITFAVKDVPYLLSPDNDAGGYAIAEVFYLAFKSRYGSGVGGIICLGIVAVAIYFCGMSSVTSNSRMAYAFSRDGAMPFSSVWHKVNEQEVPINAVWLSAFIALCMALPSLGSLVAFQAMVSIATIGLYISYALPILFRVTLARKHFVPGPFNLGRYGVLVGCVAVLWVATITVLFSLPVTYPVTKDTLNYTPVAVGGLFFLVLASWVLSARHWFKGPVTNLDG, from the exons ATGACCTGGAACAAGTCCCCGGCCGACGGCTCCGACACCGGCCTCGCCCGCCTCCGCGAGCTGGGATACAAGCAGGAGCTCAAGCGCGACCTCTC GGTGCTGTCCAACTtcgccttctccttctccatcATCTCGGTGCTGACGGGAGTCACCACGCTCTACAACACCGGCCTCACCTTCGGCGGCCCGGCCACCATGACCTTCGGCTGGTTCGTCGCCGGCGCCTTCACCATGGCCGTCGGACTCTCCATGGCAGAGATCTGCTCCTCCTTCCCAACCTCCGGTGGCCTCTACTACTGGAGCGCACGCCTCTCCGGCAAGCGGTGGGCGCCCTTCGCGTCATGGATCACCGGATG GTTCAACATTGTCGGTCAG TGGGCGGTCACCACCAGCGTGGACTTCTCCCTGGCGCAGCTGATCCAGGTGATCATCCTGCTCAGCACCGGAGGGAAGAACGGCGGCGGGTATCTGGCGTCCAAGTACGTCGTGATCGCCTTCCACGCCGCGATCCTGCTGAGCCACGCCGTCATCAACAGCCTCTCCATCACCTGGATGTCTTTCTTCGGTCAGTTCGCTGCTGCCTGGAACATGTTAG GTGTCTTTGTCCTGATGATTGCTGTGCCAACCGTTGCTACTGAGAGGGCCAGTGCTAAGTTTGTGTTCACCCATTTCAACACCGACAACAATGCTGGAATTCACAGCAACCTGTACATCTTTGTTCTAGGGCTCCTGATGAGCCAGTACACACTGACAGGATACGACGCGTCTGCGCATATG ACTGAAGAAACGAAGAACGCTGACAGGAACGGCCCGATCGGTATCATCAGCGCGATCGGGATATCGATACTAGTAGGCTGGGGCTACATCCTTGGCATCACATTTGCAGTGAAGGACGTGCCGTACCTGCTGAGCCCTGACAATGACGCCGGAGGGTACGCGATCGCCGAAGTGTTCTACCTCGCCTTCAAAAGCCGGTACGGGAGCGGCGTTGGTGGGATCATCTGCCTGGGGATCGTCGCTGTCGCCATATACTTCTGCGGCATGAGCTCAGTGACAAGCAACTCGAG GATGGCGTATGCGTTCTCGAGAGACGGCGCGATGCCCTTCTCGTCCGTCTGGCACAAGGTGAACGAGCAAGAAGTGCCGATCAACGCTGTCTGGCTCTCGGCTTTCATCGCCCTCTGCATGGCATTGCCG TCGTTGGGCAGCCTGGTGGCGTTCCAGGCGATGGTGTCGATCGCGACGATCGGGCTGTACATCTCGTACGCGCTGCCGATCCTGTTCCGGGTGACGCTGGCGCGCAAGCACTTCGTGCCGGGCCCCTTCAACCTGGGGCGCTACGGCGTGCTGGTGGGCTGCGTCGCCGTGCTCTGGGTGGCCACCATCACCGTGCTCTTCTCGCTGCCGGTCACGTACCCGGTGACCAAGGACACGCTCAACTACACCCCGGTCGCCGTCGGCGGGCTCTTCTTCCTCGTGCTCGCGTCCTGGGTCCTCAGCGCCAGGCACTGGTTCAAGGGCCCCGTCACGAATCTGGACGGATGA